The Microbacterium limosum genome contains a region encoding:
- a CDS encoding iron chelate uptake ABC transporter family permease subunit, with product MRTDLAPARAGALAGERMPRRLAARAGALWRHPWARIALAGAIVVVLVGLYLFTDVPGSLDYALKIRGRTVLAMLVVAAAIGASTVVFQTITDNRILTPGIMGFDALYILIQTVVVFVFGSMALATADPATMWIVEMAVMTGFAMLLFRWLFGGRRRAGGAVRSIHLMLLVGIVFGVFFRSLSQWLQRMIDPAEFAVLQDAFFASFSRPDPQLLVFTLVIVALALAALVPLLHVLDVLALGEATAIGLGVRHRAVVTALFGLVAVMVAASTALVGPIMFFGLIVANLAYGLAGSFRHRHVLPLAILLGLVCLVGGQLVLEHLFALQTTLSVIIEFAGGILFLFLVLRKGAR from the coding sequence GTGCGCACTGACCTCGCCCCCGCCCGCGCCGGCGCGCTCGCCGGCGAGCGGATGCCGCGGCGCCTGGCCGCCCGCGCCGGCGCGCTCTGGCGGCATCCGTGGGCACGCATCGCGCTCGCCGGGGCGATCGTCGTCGTGCTCGTCGGGCTGTACCTGTTCACCGACGTCCCCGGATCGCTCGACTACGCGCTGAAGATCCGCGGGCGCACGGTGCTCGCGATGCTCGTCGTCGCGGCCGCGATCGGCGCCTCGACCGTCGTGTTCCAGACGATCACCGACAACCGCATCCTCACGCCCGGGATCATGGGCTTCGACGCGCTCTACATCCTCATCCAGACGGTCGTCGTGTTCGTCTTCGGGTCGATGGCGCTCGCGACCGCAGACCCCGCGACGATGTGGATCGTCGAGATGGCCGTCATGACGGGCTTCGCGATGCTGCTGTTCCGATGGCTGTTCGGGGGGCGCCGGCGCGCGGGCGGCGCGGTGCGCAGCATCCACCTCATGCTGCTGGTGGGGATCGTGTTCGGGGTGTTCTTCCGCAGCCTCTCGCAATGGCTGCAGCGCATGATCGACCCCGCCGAGTTCGCCGTGCTGCAGGATGCGTTCTTCGCGAGCTTCTCCCGCCCCGACCCGCAGCTGCTGGTGTTCACCCTCGTGATCGTCGCGCTCGCGCTCGCCGCCCTCGTGCCGCTGCTGCACGTCCTCGACGTGCTCGCCCTGGGCGAGGCGACGGCGATCGGGCTCGGCGTGCGGCACCGGGCCGTGGTCACCGCGCTGTTCGGGCTCGTCGCGGTCATGGTCGCGGCATCCACCGCGCTCGTCGGCCCGATCATGTTCTTCGGCCTGATCGTCGCGAACCTCGCCTACGGTCTCGCCGGGTCGTTCCGGCACCGGCACGTGCTGCCCCTCGCGATCCTGCTCGGGCTCGTGTGCCTCGTCGGCGGGCAGCTCGTGCTCGAGCACCTCTTCGCGCTGCAGACCACGCTGAGCGTCATCATCGAGTTCGCCGGCGGCATCCTCTTCCTCTTCCTCGTCCTCCGAAAGGGAGCCCGATGA
- a CDS encoding ABC transporter ATP-binding protein: protein MIELTSVTKRYGATAVVDEVTLALGDVGVTSIIGPNGAGKSTLFGIVGRLLAPDAGHVTIDGLPAASAPPGELARRIALLRQDNHLTARLSVADLVEFGRYPHSRGRLGPADRDAVERAIAYLDLDALRGRFLDELSGGQRQRAFIAMVLAQDTRYVLLDEPLNNLDLKHAVEIMRLLRRMADDLDKRVIVVLHDINFAATHSDRIVAMRNGRVVADAAASAVMTPELLSDIYDLPVDVREIDGRPVALYYA from the coding sequence ATGATCGAGCTGACCTCCGTGACCAAGCGCTACGGCGCCACCGCCGTCGTCGACGAGGTGACGCTCGCACTCGGCGACGTCGGCGTCACGTCGATCATCGGGCCCAACGGCGCGGGCAAATCGACGCTCTTCGGGATCGTCGGGCGGCTGCTCGCCCCGGATGCCGGGCACGTCACGATCGACGGCCTGCCCGCGGCATCCGCCCCGCCCGGCGAGCTCGCCCGCCGGATCGCCCTGCTGCGGCAGGACAACCACCTGACCGCGCGGCTGAGCGTCGCCGACCTCGTGGAGTTCGGCCGCTACCCGCACTCGCGGGGGCGGCTCGGGCCCGCCGACCGCGACGCCGTGGAGCGCGCGATCGCGTACCTCGACCTCGATGCGCTGCGCGGCCGGTTCCTCGACGAGCTCTCGGGCGGCCAGCGCCAGCGGGCGTTCATCGCCATGGTGCTCGCGCAGGACACCCGCTACGTGCTGCTCGACGAGCCGCTCAACAACCTCGACCTCAAGCACGCCGTCGAGATCATGCGGCTGCTGCGGCGCATGGCCGACGACCTCGACAAGCGCGTCATCGTCGTGCTGCACGACATCAACTTCGCCGCGACGCACTCCGACCGCATCGTCGCGATGCGAAACGGGCGCGTCGTGGCGGATGCCGCGGCATCCGCCGTCATGACGCCCGAGCTGCTCTCGGACATCTACGACCTGCCGGTGGACGTGCGCGAGATCGACGGCCGTCCCGTCGCGCTGTACTACGCCTGA
- a CDS encoding DNA-3-methyladenine glycosylase family protein, with translation MTADAAPASARMPARESEYRPRHPVDIARAVLFQRRGRNDPTMVADGPVIWRASRTPEGIATLAMRPVGGGAVRAAAWGPGAEWALGQLPALCGADDRPERFDPGAHPLVAEAHRRNPALRLGRTGILFDSLVCAIIEQKVTGMQAFAAWRRLVTWFGERAPGPTPIPMFAPPPIEGWRGIPSWGFHRAGLEPPQARTIVEAARVGRSLVRAVGEGSDGEAVERVLTSVRGVGVWTAAETRIRALGDPDAVSVGDYHLAHEVGYALAGRRTDDAGMLELLSPWAGQRQRVIRLIGASGVREPRRGPRLHPEDHRSR, from the coding sequence ATGACCGCGGATGCCGCTCCCGCGTCCGCGCGCATGCCGGCGCGCGAGAGCGAGTACCGCCCGCGGCATCCGGTCGACATCGCCCGCGCGGTGCTGTTCCAGCGCCGGGGGCGCAACGACCCCACGATGGTCGCCGACGGTCCGGTCATCTGGCGGGCCAGCCGCACCCCCGAGGGGATCGCGACCCTCGCGATGCGGCCGGTGGGCGGCGGCGCCGTGCGTGCGGCGGCGTGGGGGCCGGGCGCCGAGTGGGCGCTCGGCCAGCTCCCCGCCCTGTGCGGCGCCGACGACCGCCCCGAGCGCTTCGACCCGGGCGCGCACCCGCTCGTCGCGGAGGCCCATCGGCGCAACCCCGCACTCCGGCTCGGTCGCACCGGCATCCTGTTCGACTCGCTCGTGTGCGCGATCATCGAGCAGAAGGTCACGGGCATGCAGGCGTTCGCGGCCTGGCGCCGGCTCGTCACGTGGTTCGGAGAGCGTGCCCCCGGGCCGACGCCCATCCCGATGTTCGCCCCGCCTCCGATCGAGGGCTGGCGCGGCATCCCCTCGTGGGGGTTCCACCGCGCCGGGCTCGAGCCTCCGCAGGCGCGCACGATCGTCGAGGCGGCCCGCGTGGGCCGCTCCCTCGTGCGGGCGGTGGGCGAGGGCTCCGACGGGGAGGCGGTGGAGCGGGTGCTCACGAGCGTCCGCGGGGTGGGCGTCTGGACGGCCGCCGAAACGCGCATCCGGGCCCTGGGCGACCCGGATGCCGTGAGCGTCGGCGACTACCACCTCGCGCACGAGGTCGGATACGCCCTGGCGGGTCGCCGCACGGACGACGCCGGGATGCTCGAGCTGCTCTCGCCGTGGGCCGGGCAGCGTCAGCGCGTCATCCGCCTCATCGGCGCCTCGGGCGTGCGCGAGCCGCGGCGGGGGCCCCGCCTGCACCCGGAGGATCACCGCTCGCGCTGA
- a CDS encoding winged helix-turn-helix domain-containing protein yields MSNSALLERPVSRPALRAVPPVAGPASPAAAGAAIPDPPAAAAADAAPARAVPAGTSPRGFALYVGLDEAKAQAAGVSLGALVDALRRTLADLAPGAETYATVALAPIGAGGRDVDVVRLALHEPSAVARHKSDADDASRAPVGVVVDISRKKVLLDGESAAFTYKEFELLQYLVLREGRTIERTELVSSLWAAGADEEAPGERTIDVHVRRLRAKLGRYEDIVRTVRGVGYRFDRHADVSIRYGHGTPSPDRF; encoded by the coding sequence ATGTCGAACTCCGCCCTTCTCGAGCGCCCCGTCTCCCGCCCCGCCCTCCGCGCCGTCCCCCCGGTCGCCGGACCCGCCTCGCCCGCCGCCGCCGGCGCCGCGATCCCCGATCCGCCCGCAGCAGCGGCGGCGGACGCCGCCCCCGCGCGTGCCGTCCCCGCCGGCACCTCGCCGCGCGGCTTCGCGCTCTACGTCGGCCTCGACGAGGCGAAGGCCCAGGCGGCCGGCGTCAGCCTCGGCGCCCTCGTCGACGCGCTGCGCCGCACCCTCGCCGACCTCGCTCCCGGCGCCGAGACCTACGCGACGGTCGCCCTCGCCCCGATCGGCGCCGGCGGTCGCGACGTGGATGTCGTGCGTCTCGCCCTGCACGAGCCGAGCGCCGTCGCCCGCCACAAGTCCGACGCCGACGACGCCAGCCGCGCCCCCGTGGGCGTGGTCGTCGACATCTCGCGCAAGAAGGTCCTCCTCGACGGCGAGTCCGCCGCGTTCACCTACAAGGAGTTCGAGCTGCTGCAGTACCTGGTGCTGCGCGAGGGTCGCACGATCGAGCGCACCGAGCTGGTGTCGTCGCTGTGGGCGGCGGGCGCCGACGAGGAGGCTCCCGGCGAGCGCACGATCGACGTGCACGTGCGGCGCCTGCGCGCCAAGCTCGGCCGCTACGAGGACATCGTGCGCACGGTGCGCGGCGTCGGCTACCGCTTCGATCGTCACGCCGACGTCTCCATCCGCTACGGCCACGGCACGCCCTCGCCCGACCGCTTCTGA
- a CDS encoding acetylxylan esterase, translating to MALMFTDLPLEELRAYSPALVEPEGLDAFWSETLEQARAAAFAPVIAPASSPIFEIVIEDLEFSGFAGDPIRAWISRPRTGEPRPAVIEYVGYGGGRGLPGEHLKWAASGYVHILMDTRGQGSTWGSGGHTPDPHGSDGAVPGVMTRGILDPAQYYYRRMFTDAVRLVETAAGLEGVDRERIAVTGGSQGGGTAIAAAALSPLVSAVMPDVPFLCDFPRSIVKTPGAPFTEITRYLSIHRDASDQVLRTLSHFDGAILARRVTAPALFSVALMDEIVLPGSVFAAYNALRSADKSIEVYQYNGHEGGGHHQWLRQVAWLAERFGAA from the coding sequence ATGGCGCTCATGTTCACCGACCTGCCCCTGGAGGAGCTGCGGGCGTACTCCCCCGCGCTCGTCGAGCCCGAGGGCCTGGATGCCTTCTGGAGCGAGACGCTCGAGCAGGCGCGCGCCGCGGCATTCGCACCCGTCATCGCGCCGGCCTCGAGCCCGATCTTCGAGATCGTCATCGAGGACCTGGAGTTCTCGGGGTTCGCGGGCGATCCGATCCGCGCGTGGATCTCCCGCCCTCGCACGGGCGAGCCGCGCCCCGCCGTGATCGAGTACGTCGGCTACGGGGGCGGGCGGGGGCTCCCCGGCGAGCACCTGAAGTGGGCGGCCTCCGGCTACGTCCACATCCTGATGGACACCCGCGGCCAGGGCAGTACGTGGGGCTCGGGCGGCCACACCCCGGATCCGCACGGCAGCGACGGCGCCGTGCCCGGCGTGATGACGCGCGGCATCCTCGATCCGGCGCAGTACTACTACCGGCGCATGTTCACCGACGCGGTGCGGCTCGTCGAGACCGCCGCGGGGCTGGAGGGCGTCGACCGCGAGCGCATCGCCGTCACCGGCGGCAGCCAGGGCGGCGGCACCGCGATCGCCGCGGCCGCGCTGTCGCCCCTCGTCTCCGCCGTCATGCCCGATGTGCCGTTCCTCTGCGACTTCCCCCGCTCCATCGTCAAGACACCCGGGGCGCCGTTCACCGAGATCACGCGGTACCTGTCGATCCATCGCGACGCCTCCGACCAGGTGCTGCGCACGCTGTCGCACTTCGACGGCGCGATCCTCGCGCGGCGCGTCACCGCCCCCGCCCTGTTCTCCGTGGCGCTGATGGACGAGATCGTGCTGCCCGGCAGCGTCTTCGCGGCGTACAACGCGCTGCGCTCCGCCGACAAGAGCATCGAGGTCTACCAGTACAACGGCCACGAGGGCGGCGGGCATCACCAGTGGCTGCGGCAGGTCGCGTGGCTGGCGGAGCGATTCGGCGCCGCCTGA
- a CDS encoding GH1 family beta-glucosidase, translating into MANQGNGDYRDAGLVFPDAFTFGSATASYQVEGAFDEDGRGPSIWDTFSKTPGKVWNGDTGDVACDHYHRTGEDLDLMRDLGLGAYRFSIAWPRIQPTGTGEVNRAGVDFYSRLVDGLLERGIRPVATLYHWDLPQPLEDAGGWAARATTDAFERYAEIMGAALGDRVHTWTTLNEPWCSAYLGYSQGGHAPGRHEPAAALAAVHHLNLGHGRAVQALRATSTGDPDYSVTLNFHVLRGQGDGAAEAMRRVDALANRAFTGPMLRGEYPADLLEDTASVTDWSFVREGDLQTIHQPIDVLGVNYYSTATVRLWDGVSPKQTHDGHKGAEGGTAWPGSSEIVEFVEQPGPYTAMGWNIAPEALEELLLSLRDQFPDQPLMVTENGAAFDDVVAEDGSVPDTERLDYLRRHLTAAHRAMQAGVDLRGYFVWSLLDNFEWGYGYAKRFGIVRVDFDSLERTVKDSGLWYRDLATTRVLPE; encoded by the coding sequence ATGGCGAACCAGGGCAACGGCGACTACCGCGACGCGGGTCTCGTCTTCCCCGACGCGTTCACGTTCGGGTCGGCGACGGCGTCGTACCAGGTGGAGGGCGCGTTCGACGAGGACGGCCGCGGGCCCTCGATCTGGGACACCTTCAGCAAGACCCCGGGTAAGGTGTGGAACGGCGACACCGGGGACGTCGCCTGCGATCACTACCACCGCACGGGCGAAGACCTCGACCTCATGAGGGACCTGGGCCTCGGCGCTTACCGGTTCTCGATCGCCTGGCCGCGCATCCAGCCCACCGGCACGGGCGAGGTCAACCGGGCGGGCGTCGACTTCTACTCGCGCCTCGTCGACGGGCTGCTGGAGCGCGGCATCCGCCCCGTCGCGACGCTCTACCACTGGGACCTGCCGCAGCCGCTCGAGGATGCCGGGGGCTGGGCCGCGCGCGCGACCACCGACGCGTTCGAGCGCTACGCCGAGATCATGGGGGCTGCGCTCGGCGACCGCGTGCACACCTGGACGACGCTCAACGAGCCGTGGTGCTCCGCCTACCTCGGCTACAGCCAGGGCGGCCACGCGCCGGGCCGTCACGAGCCGGCCGCGGCGCTCGCGGCGGTGCACCACCTCAACCTCGGCCACGGCCGCGCCGTGCAGGCGCTGCGGGCCACGTCGACGGGCGACCCCGACTACTCCGTGACCCTCAACTTCCACGTGCTCCGCGGGCAGGGCGACGGGGCCGCCGAGGCGATGCGCCGCGTCGACGCGCTCGCGAACCGCGCCTTCACGGGACCCATGCTGCGCGGGGAATACCCCGCCGACCTGCTCGAGGACACGGCATCCGTCACCGACTGGTCGTTCGTGCGGGAGGGCGACCTGCAGACGATCCACCAGCCGATCGACGTGCTGGGCGTCAACTACTACTCCACGGCGACCGTGCGCCTGTGGGACGGCGTCTCGCCCAAGCAGACCCACGACGGCCACAAGGGAGCGGAGGGCGGCACCGCGTGGCCCGGCAGCAGCGAGATCGTCGAGTTCGTCGAGCAGCCCGGCCCGTACACGGCGATGGGCTGGAACATCGCTCCGGAGGCGCTCGAGGAGCTGCTGCTGTCGCTGCGCGACCAGTTCCCCGACCAGCCGCTCATGGTGACCGAGAACGGGGCCGCCTTCGACGACGTCGTCGCCGAGGACGGGTCGGTGCCCGACACCGAGCGCCTCGACTACCTGCGCCGGCATCTCACCGCCGCGCACCGGGCGATGCAGGCCGGGGTCGACTTGCGCGGATACTTCGTGTGGTCGCTGCTGGACAACTTCGAGTGGGGATACGGCTACGCCAAGCGGTTCGGCATCGTGCGGGTCGACTTCGACTCGCTCGAGCGCACCGTCAAGGACTCCGGCCTCTGGTACCGCGACCTCGCGACAACCCGGGTGCTGCCGGAG